A portion of the Actomonas aquatica genome contains these proteins:
- the ychF gene encoding redox-regulated ATPase YchF, whose product MKAGIVGLPNVGKSTLFNAVTRSRKAEAANYPFCTIDPNVGVVTVPDARLGVLQEIAKTQVVIPAAVEFVDIAGLVAGASKGEGLGNQFLANIREVDAIIHVVRCFEDDDIIHNMGSVDPVRDIEVITTELILADYEAVTKRAEKCTKKARGGDKEAQAELALLQRLEPHLNEGKPANLLEVDEVEAKLLRLFQLLSAKPVLYACNVAEDDLADANANPFVQKVAEFVRTHHDAAYVPISAKIEYELIDLSPEEAKEFLADFGVNDSGVSLLIREAYALLGLQTYFTAGEKEVRAWTIPIGCKAPQAAGVIHTDFEKGFIKAEVVAYDDLSSLGSVAAARDAGKYRLEGKDYVFKDGDVAVFRFSK is encoded by the coding sequence ATGAAAGCCGGAATCGTCGGTCTGCCAAATGTGGGGAAGTCCACCCTCTTTAATGCTGTCACTCGCTCGCGCAAGGCGGAGGCAGCCAATTACCCGTTCTGCACGATCGACCCCAATGTGGGCGTCGTGACCGTGCCGGACGCCCGCCTGGGTGTGCTGCAGGAGATCGCGAAGACGCAGGTGGTCATCCCGGCCGCCGTCGAATTCGTCGACATCGCCGGTCTCGTCGCCGGTGCCTCCAAGGGCGAAGGCCTCGGCAACCAGTTCCTCGCCAACATCCGCGAGGTCGACGCCATCATCCACGTGGTGCGCTGCTTCGAGGACGACGACATCATTCACAACATGGGTTCGGTCGACCCGGTGCGCGACATCGAGGTCATCACCACCGAGCTCATCCTCGCCGACTACGAGGCGGTCACCAAGCGCGCCGAAAAATGCACCAAGAAGGCACGCGGCGGCGACAAGGAGGCTCAGGCCGAACTCGCCCTGCTCCAGCGCCTCGAGCCGCACCTCAACGAGGGTAAACCCGCCAACCTGCTCGAGGTCGACGAGGTCGAGGCCAAGCTCCTGCGCCTCTTCCAGCTCCTCAGCGCCAAGCCCGTGCTCTACGCCTGCAACGTCGCCGAGGACGATTTGGCCGACGCCAACGCCAATCCGTTTGTGCAAAAGGTGGCCGAGTTCGTGCGCACCCACCACGACGCCGCCTACGTGCCGATCAGCGCCAAGATCGAATACGAGCTCATCGACCTCTCTCCCGAGGAAGCCAAGGAGTTCCTCGCTGACTTCGGCGTGAACGACTCCGGCGTCTCCCTGCTCATCCGCGAGGCCTACGCCCTGCTCGGTCTGCAGACCTACTTCACTGCGGGCGAAAAGGAAGTGCGTGCCTGGACCATTCCGATCGGCTGCAAGGCCCCGCAGGCCGCCGGCGTCATCCACACCGATTTTGAAAAGGGCTTCATCAAGGCCGAGGTGGTCGCCTACGACGATCTCTCCTCGCTGGGCAGCGTGGCCGCCGCCCGCGACGCCGGCAAATACCGCCTCGAAGGCAAGGACTACGTCTTCAAGGACGGCGACGTCGCCGTCTTCCGCTTCTCCAAGTAA
- the tkt gene encoding transketolase, whose protein sequence is MKLNTEILSAAANQARGLAIDAVHKCSSGHLGLPLGTAEIGAVLYGNALVHNPAEPRWLNRDRFVLSAGHGSMFLYSWLHLSGYDLSLEDVKSFRQLHSKTPGHPEFHETPGVECTTGPLGQGIANAVGLALSGKMAESRFNTADYTIFDHHVICLAGDGCMQEGVAMEAAAFAGHHQLDNLVLIYDSNDVTLDALAEKTQSENTAARFKAIGWDVITLADGHDLAAILKAVTKAKRAKSGKPQLIIAKTIIGKGIAEVQGTAKGHGEGGAKFADSARASLGLPADETFYVSPEVREYFAAHKKRLARQFSKWKKTYKAWAEANPEKAALLESRSADISADDLLAKIPAFPADAKLATRKAGADVLQPIAGAMPLMISGSADLHGSTLNYIADAGDTDPTNRGGRNVRFGIREHAMAAMCNGLAYDGIFRPSCATFMVFADYARPSIRLAALSGLPVVYIFTHDSVGVGEDGPTHQPVETVSGLRVIPNLDVIRPGDPEEVAGAFAAAFSRGDGPTMLSLTRQAMPIQNEIDVATRREGVQKGAYVAVKETEELGCILLASGSELQHVIDAAKKIGGSARVVSVPCFERFARQSAEYREEVLPSSCRKRVAIEAGVSGLWSQYVGLDGKVLGIDRFGISAPGGVVMKELGMTAADVVAAVQSLG, encoded by the coding sequence ATGAAGTTGAATACCGAGATCCTCTCCGCCGCTGCGAACCAAGCCCGTGGGCTGGCCATTGATGCAGTGCATAAGTGCTCTTCCGGCCACTTGGGCCTGCCCCTCGGCACCGCCGAGATTGGTGCTGTTCTCTATGGGAACGCCCTGGTGCACAATCCGGCCGAACCGCGCTGGCTCAACCGCGACCGCTTCGTCCTCTCCGCCGGTCACGGTTCCATGTTCCTCTACAGCTGGCTCCACCTGAGCGGCTACGATCTGTCGCTGGAGGACGTGAAGTCCTTCCGTCAGCTCCACTCCAAGACCCCCGGTCACCCCGAGTTTCACGAGACCCCAGGCGTCGAGTGCACCACCGGCCCGCTGGGCCAGGGCATCGCTAACGCCGTGGGTCTGGCGCTCTCCGGCAAGATGGCCGAGTCGCGCTTCAACACCGCCGATTACACGATTTTTGACCACCACGTGATCTGCCTCGCCGGTGACGGCTGCATGCAGGAAGGCGTTGCCATGGAGGCCGCGGCTTTCGCCGGCCATCATCAGCTCGATAACCTCGTGCTGATTTACGACTCCAATGACGTCACTCTCGACGCGCTGGCGGAGAAGACTCAGAGCGAAAACACCGCCGCCCGCTTCAAAGCCATCGGTTGGGATGTGATCACGCTGGCCGACGGCCACGATCTGGCGGCCATCCTCAAGGCAGTCACCAAGGCCAAACGCGCCAAGTCCGGCAAGCCGCAGCTCATCATCGCCAAGACCATCATCGGTAAGGGTATTGCCGAGGTGCAGGGCACGGCTAAGGGCCACGGTGAAGGCGGCGCCAAGTTTGCCGATTCCGCCCGCGCCTCCCTCGGCCTCCCGGCCGACGAAACCTTCTACGTGAGCCCCGAGGTTCGCGAGTATTTCGCCGCCCACAAGAAGCGCCTCGCTCGCCAGTTCTCCAAGTGGAAGAAGACCTACAAGGCCTGGGCTGAAGCCAACCCGGAAAAGGCCGCGCTCCTCGAGAGCCGCAGCGCCGACATTTCGGCCGACGACCTGCTGGCCAAGATCCCGGCCTTCCCGGCCGACGCCAAGCTCGCCACCCGCAAGGCCGGTGCCGACGTGCTCCAGCCGATCGCCGGGGCCATGCCGCTGATGATTTCGGGCAGCGCCGACCTCCACGGTTCCACGCTCAACTACATCGCCGACGCCGGCGATACCGACCCGACCAACCGCGGCGGTCGCAACGTCCGTTTCGGTATTCGTGAGCACGCCATGGCGGCCATGTGCAACGGTCTCGCTTACGACGGCATTTTCCGCCCGTCCTGCGCGACCTTCATGGTCTTCGCCGACTACGCCCGCCCGTCCATCCGCCTGGCGGCCCTCTCCGGTCTGCCGGTGGTTTACATCTTCACCCACGATTCCGTGGGCGTCGGTGAAGACGGTCCGACCCACCAGCCGGTGGAAACCGTCTCCGGTCTGCGCGTGATCCCGAACCTCGACGTCATCCGCCCGGGTGATCCCGAGGAAGTCGCCGGCGCTTTCGCCGCCGCTTTCTCCCGTGGTGACGGTCCGACCATGCTGTCGCTCACCCGCCAGGCGATGCCGATCCAGAATGAGATCGACGTCGCGACCCGTCGCGAGGGGGTCCAGAAGGGCGCCTACGTCGCGGTGAAGGAAACCGAAGAGCTGGGCTGCATCCTGCTCGCCAGCGGTTCCGAGCTGCAGCACGTCATCGACGCCGCCAAGAAGATCGGTGGTTCCGCCCGTGTGGTTTCCGTGCCCTGCTTCGAGCGCTTTGCGCGCCAGTCGGCCGAATACCGCGAAGAGGTGTTGCCGTCCAGCTGCCGCAAGCGTGTCGCCATCGAGGCGGGTGTGAGTGGTCTCTGGTCCCAATACGTCGGCCTCGACGGCAAGGTCCTCGGCATCGACCGTTTCGGCATCAGTGCTCCGGGTGGAGTGGTGATGAAGGAACTCGGCATGACCGCCGCCGACGTCGTCGCCGCCGTCCAGTCGCTGGGCTGA
- a CDS encoding N-acetylglucosamine-6-phosphate deacetylase: MIQSLPGLFDLQVNGFAGVDYNRADISAEDLHASFVAMRATGVTRCLPTLITSSFDHFAACARKLVRCDSPLIAGLHMEGPYFSPHDGPRGAHPLAHVIAPSIEDFQRRQDVAEGHIRLVTLAPETDGALPLIEYLVEHQVLVAIGHSAADAACIHDAVTAGARLSTHLGNGCHGTMDRHRNVLWPQLADDRLTASLIADGFHLPDDVLRAMLKAKGVERSILVTDAMCGAAAPPGSYTLGDIVAEVDANGRVSQPPAGNLAGSALTMDRAVTHAMRVGGLSLADAWACGSTRPAALLQMPAPPPIDVEWEESSHQLTILPPTT; encoded by the coding sequence ATGATCCAGTCGCTCCCGGGTTTGTTCGATCTGCAGGTCAACGGCTTTGCCGGCGTTGACTACAATCGCGCCGACATCTCCGCGGAGGATCTGCACGCTTCCTTCGTCGCGATGCGGGCCACCGGAGTGACCCGCTGCCTGCCGACGCTCATCACCTCGTCCTTTGATCACTTCGCCGCCTGCGCGCGAAAGCTGGTGCGATGCGACAGTCCGTTGATCGCCGGCCTGCACATGGAGGGTCCCTACTTTTCGCCGCACGACGGACCGCGCGGCGCCCACCCGCTGGCGCATGTCATCGCCCCATCAATTGAGGACTTTCAACGCCGCCAGGACGTGGCCGAAGGGCACATCCGCCTGGTCACCCTCGCGCCCGAAACCGACGGGGCGTTGCCGCTCATCGAGTATCTGGTCGAACACCAGGTGCTGGTCGCCATCGGTCATTCCGCCGCCGATGCCGCGTGTATCCACGACGCGGTGACGGCAGGCGCCCGACTCTCCACCCATCTGGGCAACGGTTGCCACGGCACGATGGACCGGCATCGCAACGTGCTCTGGCCGCAGCTCGCCGACGACCGACTGACCGCCAGTCTCATTGCCGATGGATTCCACCTCCCCGACGACGTGTTGCGCGCCATGCTCAAAGCCAAGGGCGTCGAGCGTTCGATCTTGGTGACCGACGCCATGTGCGGCGCCGCCGCCCCACCCGGCTCCTATACCTTGGGTGACATCGTAGCCGAGGTGGATGCCAACGGGCGCGTCTCCCAACCGCCCGCCGGCAATCTCGCCGGTTCGGCCCTCACCATGGATCGCGCCGTCACCCACGCCATGCGCGTGGGTGGACTCTCCTTGGCCGATGCCTGGGCCTGTGGTTCGACCCGCCCCGCCGCACTCCTGCAAATGCCCGCCCCTCCGCCCATCGACGTGGAGTGGGAGGAATCGTCCCACCAACTCACCATCCTGCCGCCCACCACCTGA
- the rplS gene encoding 50S ribosomal protein L19, with the protein MNPIIKEVTASQVKSDIPSFKVGDGVRVHTKVREGDKERIQIFAGIVIARKGGGIHESFTVRRISYGEGVERVFPLNSPNIDKIEIDRESVPMRARLYYLRDRKGKAAMAIKAKRFDSAKA; encoded by the coding sequence ATGAATCCCATCATTAAAGAGGTCACCGCTTCGCAAGTGAAGTCGGACATCCCGTCCTTCAAGGTCGGCGATGGTGTCCGCGTGCACACCAAGGTGCGCGAGGGCGACAAAGAGCGCATCCAGATCTTCGCGGGTATCGTCATCGCTCGCAAGGGCGGGGGCATCCACGAGTCCTTCACCGTCCGTCGCATCAGCTACGGCGAAGGCGTCGAGCGCGTTTTCCCGCTCAACAGCCCGAACATCGACAAGATCGAGATCGATCGTGAGTCGGTTCCGATGCGCGCCCGTCTCTACTATCTGCGCGACCGCAAGGGTAAGGCGGCTATGGCCATCAAGGCCAAGCGCTTCGATTCTGCAAAAGCTTAA
- the trmD gene encoding tRNA (guanosine(37)-N1)-methyltransferase TrmD: MALRVDVLTLFPRMLEGFLTESILGKALERQLLQVDVHDLRDWCTDKHRTADDRPFGGGAGMLLKPEPAVAAIEALQSPGCRRIYLTPDGVPFSQEIAQELSQQEHLVLLSGHYEGIDQRIRDEVIDQEISIGDYVLTNGTLPAAVLIDAMARFIPGVLGEEKSLTHESFTGKLLDFPQYTRPAEFRGKSVPEVLLSGNHGEIEKWRLAQRIEKTRQVRPDLLNNQPS; this comes from the coding sequence ATGGCACTGCGTGTCGATGTGCTGACCTTGTTCCCTCGCATGCTGGAAGGCTTTCTGACCGAAAGCATCCTCGGCAAGGCTTTGGAGCGGCAGCTCCTCCAGGTCGACGTCCATGATTTGCGCGATTGGTGCACGGACAAACATCGCACGGCCGACGACCGCCCCTTTGGCGGTGGGGCCGGGATGCTCCTGAAACCCGAACCCGCGGTCGCCGCCATTGAGGCGCTGCAGTCCCCGGGCTGCCGCCGCATCTATCTCACGCCGGACGGGGTCCCTTTCAGCCAAGAGATTGCGCAGGAGCTTTCGCAGCAGGAGCATTTGGTCCTGCTGAGCGGCCATTATGAAGGAATTGATCAACGGATCCGTGATGAAGTCATCGATCAGGAGATCAGTATTGGTGACTATGTCCTTACCAATGGGACACTTCCGGCAGCGGTGCTCATCGATGCGATGGCCCGTTTCATCCCGGGAGTATTGGGCGAGGAAAAGTCATTGACGCACGAATCCTTCACCGGCAAATTGCTCGACTTTCCTCAATACACGCGCCCCGCCGAATTTCGAGGTAAGTCCGTTCCAGAGGTTTTGCTCTCGGGAAATCACGGCGAAATCGAGAAGTGGCGTCTTGCGCAACGTATCGAGAAGACCCGCCAAGTCCGTCCAGATTTACTCAATAACCAACCGTCATGA
- a CDS encoding MarR family winged helix-turn-helix transcriptional regulator: MNLLRSADELFAIKSAFLNQHNISNGRFTVLLLLSAAVDEGEAEPPARGPAELAEMAGVTRATMTGLIDTLEKDGYVRREPDPRDRRAMLVHVTPKGEAFTNEVLPGYFRRVGTIMAPLDATEREELLRLIMKLREGIAAAGAVDLPPPSTV; this comes from the coding sequence ATGAATCTTCTCCGCTCGGCGGATGAACTCTTCGCGATCAAGTCGGCATTTTTGAACCAACACAACATTTCAAATGGTCGGTTCACCGTTTTGTTGCTGTTGAGCGCCGCGGTCGACGAAGGGGAAGCCGAACCACCCGCGCGCGGTCCGGCCGAATTGGCCGAAATGGCCGGCGTGACTCGGGCCACCATGACCGGTCTCATCGATACGCTTGAGAAGGACGGTTATGTGCGCCGTGAGCCGGATCCGCGTGATCGTCGGGCGATGTTGGTGCACGTCACGCCCAAGGGGGAGGCCTTCACCAACGAAGTGTTGCCAGGTTATTTTCGTCGTGTGGGCACCATCATGGCGCCCTTGGACGCGACCGAGCGCGAGGAACTCCTGCGCCTCATCATGAAACTCCGGGAAGGCATCGCCGCTGCTGGTGCTGTGGACCTGCCGCCGCCTTCGACCGTTTAA
- the rpsP gene encoding 30S ribosomal protein S16, which produces MALKIRLSRIGTTHAPVYHVVVAEARSRRDGRATEILGTYNPRAKGEQLTLNVERADYWVSQGAKPTDTANSLIKQARKADAAAEA; this is translated from the coding sequence ATGGCTCTCAAAATCCGCCTTTCCCGCATCGGCACGACGCACGCACCCGTTTACCACGTGGTGGTTGCGGAGGCTCGCTCCCGCCGTGACGGCCGGGCGACCGAAATCCTCGGCACCTACAATCCCCGCGCCAAAGGTGAGCAGCTCACCCTCAACGTCGAACGCGCTGACTATTGGGTCAGCCAAGGCGCCAAGCCGACCGATACCGCCAACTCGCTGATCAAGCAGGCCCGCAAGGCCGACGCCGCCGCCGAGGCCTGA
- a CDS encoding efflux RND transporter periplasmic adaptor subunit — protein MIKKFIIAILGFVAVVATLVVVKAAQIKEMMGMAGGQPTTAVSTAIAEKQEWHPYIHSIGTLSPVQGVTISAELEGAITSLPVENGAAVKEGDLLLTLDTTIETAQLEAAEARAELARLQRNRAKELIGKNTISQSELDSAVAQYAQSMADVAAIKATLAKKAIRAPFSGRVGIRMVNLGQYVSRGTPLLPLQKLDEVFVDFYVPQRQLPQVGLGQSVNVMVDAFPDEVFEATITAINPVVDSATRNVAVQATLANPAERLRPGMFAQLEVVLPDAEEVVVVPTTAIAYASYGNSVFVVETLKGEDGAEFLGVRQQPVTLGVKRGDMVAVLSGLEGGEEVASTGVFKLRDHLPVQINNEIELNASIDPQPDNT, from the coding sequence ATGATCAAAAAATTCATTATCGCCATTCTCGGCTTTGTCGCGGTCGTCGCGACGCTCGTCGTCGTCAAGGCGGCCCAAATCAAAGAAATGATGGGTATGGCCGGTGGCCAACCGACCACCGCCGTGAGCACTGCTATTGCCGAGAAACAGGAATGGCACCCCTACATCCACTCCATCGGCACGCTGTCGCCGGTGCAGGGTGTCACCATCAGCGCCGAGCTGGAAGGGGCGATCACGTCTCTGCCGGTGGAAAACGGCGCCGCCGTGAAGGAAGGCGACCTGCTCCTCACCCTCGATACGACCATCGAGACCGCTCAGCTTGAGGCCGCCGAGGCCCGTGCCGAGCTCGCGCGTCTGCAGCGCAATCGCGCCAAGGAGCTCATTGGCAAAAACACTATCAGCCAATCCGAGCTCGACAGCGCCGTCGCCCAATATGCCCAGTCCATGGCCGACGTTGCCGCGATCAAGGCCACCCTCGCCAAGAAGGCGATTCGCGCGCCGTTCAGCGGTCGCGTCGGCATTCGCATGGTTAACCTCGGCCAATATGTGTCCCGCGGCACGCCGCTCCTGCCGCTGCAGAAGTTGGATGAGGTCTTCGTCGATTTCTACGTGCCCCAGCGCCAACTGCCGCAGGTCGGCCTCGGCCAGAGCGTCAACGTGATGGTCGACGCGTTCCCCGATGAGGTCTTCGAGGCCACCATCACCGCCATCAATCCGGTGGTGGATTCCGCCACCCGCAACGTAGCGGTGCAGGCCACTCTGGCCAATCCGGCCGAGCGCCTGCGTCCCGGCATGTTTGCCCAGCTGGAGGTGGTCCTGCCGGACGCCGAAGAGGTGGTGGTCGTGCCCACCACGGCCATCGCTTACGCCAGCTACGGCAACTCGGTCTTCGTCGTCGAAACCCTGAAAGGTGAAGACGGCGCCGAATTCCTCGGGGTGCGCCAGCAGCCGGTTACGCTCGGCGTGAAGCGCGGTGACATGGTCGCCGTGCTCAGCGGACTCGAAGGCGGCGAGGAAGTCGCCTCCACGGGCGTCTTCAAACTGCGCGACCACCTCCCGGTCCAGATCAACAACGAGATCGAACTCAACGCCTCGATCGACCCGCAACCCGACAATACCTGA
- a CDS encoding 6-phosphogluconolactonase, which produces MSPTSDPLIRLYPDRPAAAAAAAHHAAGIIRQAIADRGFARIVAATGASQMEFVAALVAAPDIDWTKVEMFHLDEYVGLSIDHPASFRRYLLDRLIKPTGITRYHLLDGESDPDETARRVGAELQSAPIDVAFAGIGENGHVAFNDPPANFDAEEPYLVVDLDEGCRRQQLGEGWFPTLEAVPQRAITMSPQQLLRINQVITLVPDERKAAAAQRCLEGPISPDAPASILRRHPGNHFYFDEGGASRLSPAYRAAHVVAGSDS; this is translated from the coding sequence ATGAGTCCCACTTCCGACCCTTTGATTCGACTCTATCCCGATCGTCCCGCCGCTGCCGCGGCCGCCGCCCACCACGCCGCCGGGATCATTCGCCAAGCCATCGCTGATCGCGGCTTCGCCCGCATCGTCGCCGCGACGGGAGCCTCCCAAATGGAATTTGTGGCCGCGCTCGTCGCGGCCCCCGATATCGATTGGACCAAGGTGGAAATGTTTCACCTCGACGAATACGTCGGTCTCTCGATTGACCATCCTGCGAGTTTTCGCCGCTACCTGTTGGACCGCCTGATCAAGCCGACCGGCATCACGCGCTACCACTTGCTCGATGGTGAATCCGATCCGGACGAAACCGCCCGCCGCGTGGGTGCCGAGCTGCAGTCCGCGCCGATCGACGTCGCCTTTGCCGGCATTGGTGAGAACGGCCACGTGGCCTTCAACGACCCGCCCGCCAATTTTGACGCCGAGGAACCGTATCTCGTGGTCGACCTCGACGAAGGTTGCCGTCGCCAACAACTCGGCGAGGGCTGGTTCCCCACCCTCGAAGCGGTGCCGCAGCGTGCCATCACGATGTCGCCACAACAGCTTCTGCGTATCAACCAAGTCATTACACTGGTCCCTGACGAACGCAAAGCCGCCGCCGCTCAACGCTGTCTCGAAGGCCCGATTTCTCCGGACGCCCCGGCCTCGATCCTGCGCCGCCACCCGGGCAATCACTTCTACTTTGATGAAGGCGGCGCGTCACGCCTCAGTCCGGCTTATCGGGCTGCCCACGTCGTGGCGGGAAGCGACTCATGA
- a CDS encoding AGE family epimerase/isomerase codes for MAAWLREHLTQQVLPYWEPLWGDGNRGLPTCVADDGQVVSGDRWLWSQWRAVWVCVRIWHSIDRREIWLERARRIAAFCERYGWLEEEQGWALLVSADGRVLRGHESIYVDAFAIYGLSELAVATGEAHWLQLAQRTAAAVMQRLGNAPHTWPHFPYPVPAGHQPHGVPMIFSLKLAVLAAAGGGAEYAQEARRLADQVWMEFYDPTEDRVLETTRVGGGKGDGPGGEVTVPGHVIEGMWFQRLIRGAWGDGGVSPQRIWQCVRRHWELGWDAAQGGGLLLAVDGSGQPVAEDAWGFASAKLWWPQTEALLANLLAWHDTRDAYWLNNYEALWRWCRRHYVDWSHGEWRQKLTRDLKPFGGTVALPVKDPFHLPRSLILQIELLENKAPPPLVGDGAAKR; via the coding sequence ATGGCTGCCTGGTTGCGAGAGCATCTCACTCAGCAGGTCTTGCCGTATTGGGAGCCGTTGTGGGGGGACGGAAACCGAGGCCTACCCACCTGTGTCGCGGACGATGGCCAAGTGGTCTCCGGTGACCGTTGGTTGTGGAGCCAGTGGCGCGCGGTCTGGGTGTGTGTGCGTATTTGGCACAGCATCGACCGACGTGAAATTTGGCTCGAACGGGCACGACGGATTGCGGCGTTTTGCGAACGTTACGGTTGGCTGGAGGAGGAGCAGGGTTGGGCGTTATTGGTTTCGGCGGACGGTCGGGTGCTGCGGGGCCACGAAAGCATCTACGTCGATGCCTTTGCGATCTACGGGCTCAGTGAGTTGGCGGTCGCCACTGGCGAAGCGCATTGGCTGCAGTTGGCTCAGCGCACCGCGGCAGCGGTGATGCAACGGTTGGGGAACGCGCCGCACACTTGGCCGCACTTTCCGTATCCGGTGCCGGCCGGACATCAACCGCACGGTGTGCCCATGATTTTTTCCCTCAAACTTGCGGTGCTTGCGGCTGCCGGGGGAGGCGCGGAATATGCTCAGGAAGCGCGGCGATTGGCGGATCAGGTTTGGATGGAGTTTTATGATCCGACGGAAGATCGGGTTTTGGAGACGACGCGCGTGGGCGGGGGCAAGGGCGACGGGCCTGGTGGTGAAGTGACCGTCCCGGGGCACGTGATCGAGGGCATGTGGTTCCAGCGGCTGATCCGGGGGGCGTGGGGCGACGGTGGCGTGTCGCCGCAACGCATCTGGCAGTGCGTGCGGCGTCATTGGGAGTTGGGCTGGGATGCTGCGCAGGGTGGGGGGCTTCTGCTGGCGGTGGACGGGTCGGGGCAACCCGTGGCGGAGGATGCCTGGGGCTTCGCGTCGGCCAAGTTGTGGTGGCCGCAAACGGAGGCCCTGTTGGCGAACCTGTTGGCGTGGCACGATACGCGCGACGCGTATTGGCTAAACAATTACGAGGCGCTGTGGCGCTGGTGTCGGCGTCACTATGTCGACTGGTCGCACGGCGAGTGGCGCCAGAAACTGACGCGTGATCTTAAGCCCTTTGGCGGCACGGTGGCGTTGCCGGTGAAGGACCCGTTTCATCTGCCGCGCAGCCTGATCCTGCAGATCGAACTGCTGGAAAACAAAGCGCCGCCTCCTTTGGTGGGAGACGGCGCGGCAAAGCGTTGA